A stretch of the Bacillus anthracis str. Vollum genome encodes the following:
- a CDS encoding metallophosphoesterase family protein, translating into MKQVKFIHAADLHLDSPFKGMEMNVPQSVWERMKQSTFESFERIIDKAIQERVDFVLLAGDLYDAETRSLRAQVFVREQMKRLSQYDIPVFIIHGNHDHLGGSWAAIEFPENVHVFTEPYVEEKSFYKNGELLASIYGFSYLQQAVTDNMTAQYTKMSDAPFHIGMLHGSVEGDAEHNRYAPFQIRELKEKQFDYWALGHIHKREILLEEPYIIYPGNIQGRHRKETGEKGAYLIELTKQGSHCSFFHTADVVWDEIEVNIDGLETVDELMTSVSTAMNECRREEEGTQLTVVFTGQGPLSPYLRDEKRVEEIFHILAAGEERKDFVYTMKWKNETVSFAEIERLKEENHFVGSVLKELEAFTNMDGVLRSIWTSPIARNSIESFTEEEKKEIQKEAENIILEQLFQQERDKK; encoded by the coding sequence GTGAAACAAGTGAAGTTTATACATGCGGCTGATTTGCATTTGGATAGTCCGTTTAAAGGAATGGAGATGAATGTACCGCAGTCTGTTTGGGAGAGAATGAAGCAGAGTACGTTTGAATCGTTCGAACGTATTATTGATAAAGCGATTCAAGAGCGCGTTGATTTCGTATTGCTAGCCGGGGATTTGTATGATGCGGAGACGAGAAGTTTGAGGGCGCAAGTGTTTGTGCGCGAGCAAATGAAGAGACTTTCGCAGTACGATATCCCTGTTTTTATTATTCACGGTAACCACGATCATTTAGGGGGAAGCTGGGCAGCAATTGAGTTTCCGGAAAATGTTCATGTGTTTACAGAGCCTTACGTAGAAGAGAAATCATTTTATAAAAATGGTGAGTTATTAGCTTCTATTTACGGATTTAGTTATTTGCAGCAAGCGGTAACGGATAATATGACAGCGCAATATACGAAAATGAGTGATGCGCCTTTTCATATTGGCATGCTTCACGGAAGTGTGGAAGGCGATGCAGAGCATAATCGCTATGCACCGTTTCAAATTCGTGAGCTGAAAGAAAAGCAGTTTGATTATTGGGCTCTTGGCCATATACATAAACGTGAAATTTTATTAGAAGAGCCATACATCATTTATCCAGGTAATATACAAGGACGTCATCGTAAGGAAACGGGCGAGAAGGGTGCATACCTAATTGAACTTACGAAACAAGGATCGCACTGTTCCTTTTTCCATACGGCGGATGTTGTGTGGGATGAGATAGAAGTGAATATTGATGGACTTGAAACTGTTGATGAACTTATGACAAGTGTGTCAACTGCGATGAATGAGTGCCGAAGAGAAGAAGAAGGTACGCAATTAACTGTCGTATTTACAGGACAAGGGCCACTTTCTCCTTATTTACGTGATGAAAAGCGCGTAGAAGAGATTTTTCATATTTTAGCAGCTGGTGAAGAGCGAAAAGATTTCGTATATACGATGAAGTGGAAAAATGAGACGGTTTCTTTTGCAGAAATCGAGCGTTTGAAAGAAGAAAATCATTTCGTCGGTAGTGTGCTGAAGGAGTTAGAAGCTTTCACTAATATGGACGGCGTGTTGCGCAGTATTTGGACATCTCCTATAGCGCGTAATAGTATTGAATCTTTTACAGAAGAAGAGAAGAAAGAGATTCAAAAGGAAGCGGAAAATATTATTTTAGAACAATTATTCCAGCAAGAGAGGGATAAGAAATGA